A genomic window from Nicotiana sylvestris chromosome 11, ASM39365v2, whole genome shotgun sequence includes:
- the LOC104231393 gene encoding uncharacterized protein codes for MPRASKRKSDSPKSTSAKSSRTESVNSALGKTSKFGISVDNLFQKYANKLLGMIDPEGIEALCSDLGVDHTNVRILMLAWKMKAEKQGYFTQDEWQRGLKDLGVDTINKLKKVLPKLEAEVMMPENFEDFYCYAFRYCLTEDKQKCVDIESICLLIDLVLGSQFRSQVDSFTEFLKNQTDYKVINMDQWTNFLRFCQEISFPDLKNYDTDQAWPVILDNFVDWMKEKQN; via the exons ATGCCTCGAGCATCTAAGAGAAAGTCTGACTCACCCAAATCCACTTCTGCCAAATCTTCCCGCACTGAATCTGTCAACTCTG CTTTAGGCAAGACTTCGAAGTTCGGAATATCTGTTGATAATCTTTTTCAGAAGTATGCCAATAAGTTGCTAGGCATGATCGA TCCAGAGGGGATTGAGGCACTATGCTCAGATCTAGGAGTGGATCATACTAATGTCAGAATTTTGATGCTCGCTTG GAAAATGAAAGCCGAAAAGCAGGGATATTTTACTCAG GATGAATGGCAAAGAGGATTAAAAGATCTCGGGGTTGATACTATTAACAAATTGAAAAAAGTGCTGCCAAAATTGGAAGCAGAG GTCATGATGCCTGAAAACTTTGAGGATTTTTATTGCTACGCTTTTCGTTACTGCCTTACCG AGGATAAGCAGAAGTGTGTGGACATTGAGAGCATTTGTCTACTGATTGACCTTGTTCTGGGGTCCCAATTCCGGAGTCAGGTCGACTCATTCACTGAGTTTCTCAAG AATCAGACTGATTATAAAGTTATCAACATGGATCAATGGACGAATTTTCTTCGATTTTGCCAAGAG ATTAGCTTTCCAGACCTTAAAAACTATGATACAGATCAAGCATGGCCTGTGATATTGGATAATTTTGTAGACTGGATGAAAGAAAAGCAAAACTGA